One window of Spirochaetales bacterium genomic DNA carries:
- a CDS encoding 1-acyl-sn-glycerol-3-phosphate acyltransferase → MKRNTIIVSLMNLRSILILAWLVLSTLVYGIVCLIVRILSERISRYIAVLWCRHLGWLSGVKVVSRGLERLDRKKNYVFIANHQSYFDIVVLYYALPYALSFIARKNLFYIPVWGWSIWAIGHIPVDRSNPRKAKKTFEKAVKTIKRKHRSIFGFPEGTRSRTGEVGEFKLGLFSLALKAGIDIVPIAIHGARDILPRGSFMIRPGTVYFTVDDPIEISAYDHSMKFTLAEDVRKRIIRLVEEEKKRPIQAG, encoded by the coding sequence ATGAAAAGAAATACCATTATTGTTTCTCTTATGAATCTGCGGTCCATATTGATTCTCGCATGGCTGGTTTTGAGTACCCTTGTCTATGGAATCGTCTGTCTCATTGTGAGGATTTTATCCGAGAGGATTTCGAGATATATTGCGGTTTTATGGTGCAGACATCTCGGGTGGTTAAGCGGCGTCAAAGTAGTCTCCCGGGGGCTTGAAAGACTCGACAGGAAAAAGAATTACGTATTTATCGCCAATCATCAAAGCTACTTCGATATTGTCGTCCTCTATTATGCCCTTCCTTACGCCTTGAGTTTCATCGCGAGGAAAAACCTCTTTTATATACCTGTCTGGGGCTGGAGTATCTGGGCGATCGGTCATATACCGGTGGATAGAAGCAACCCTCGAAAAGCGAAAAAAACCTTCGAAAAAGCGGTTAAAACGATAAAAAGAAAACACCGGTCGATTTTTGGCTTTCCCGAAGGGACGAGAAGCAGAACGGGAGAGGTCGGCGAGTTCAAACTCGGTCTTTTCAGTCTGGCGTTGAAAGCGGGTATCGATATTGTTCCCATCGCGATACATGGCGCACGCGATATCCTGCCAAGGGGGTCCTTCATGATCCGTCCGGGAACCGTTTATTTTACCGTTGACGATCCCATCGAAATTTCGGCATACGATCATTCCATGAAATTCACCCTTGCAGAAGATGTAAGAAAAAGGATCATTCGGCTTGTCGAAGAAGAAAAGAAAAGACCGATACAGGCCGGGTAA
- a CDS encoding SoxR reducing system RseC family protein, whose protein sequence is MLEHAVVCSLEGNTIEVVIDRDCGEHCLHCSRDKRKHRIRVSNSKNLDVTTGDRVEIYLAPSKAILAGFFVFILPLLLFVLFYWTARTGFRSDNEAIPAAAGLCGIVAGFIINVLIKKLRKKEVLPDIVSVVSEKHRDEGNDTCNGIS, encoded by the coding sequence ATGCTTGAGCATGCGGTTGTCTGTTCCCTCGAGGGCAATACAATTGAAGTTGTCATCGACAGAGATTGCGGGGAGCATTGTCTTCATTGCAGCCGGGATAAACGGAAACACAGGATACGTGTGTCGAACTCGAAGAATCTGGACGTCACGACTGGCGACCGCGTGGAAATCTATCTCGCTCCATCAAAGGCCATATTGGCCGGTTTTTTTGTGTTCATTTTACCTCTTCTGCTTTTTGTTCTCTTTTATTGGACCGCCCGGACAGGGTTCAGGTCCGACAATGAAGCTATTCCCGCCGCCGCCGGTTTGTGCGGGATAGTCGCGGGATTCATCATCAACGTTCTCATTAAAAAACTGCGGAAAAAGGAAGTGCTTCCGGACATCGTCTCTGTGGTATCGGAAAAACATCGCGATGAAGGAAACGACACCTGTAACGGTATAAGTTGA
- a CDS encoding YmdB family metallophosphoesterase, with protein MKILFIGEIVGKTGVFTVKRLLPQIRKDSGIDFVIANGEGATAGFGIGRNHAVYLHKLGIDIITTGERAYYKKDMVDHFKKVSYMLRPANYPYSNPGRGWTIANRDGFSLGVIIVMGQAGFPRVHLRNPFVLLPELIKKISETTPNIIIEYHAETTAEKNSLFQYLDGQVSAIIGTHTRALSADERLMPAGTAVITDAGRTGSINSVGGMDSEIEIRKYISQIPEYSKAAFDSLELQGVLIDIDQTCGKARSIARLRIPCKDTINA; from the coding sequence CTGAAAATTCTTTTCATCGGAGAAATTGTCGGAAAAACAGGAGTCTTTACCGTAAAACGGCTTCTTCCGCAAATTAGAAAAGATAGCGGCATCGATTTCGTAATAGCAAACGGAGAAGGGGCGACCGCCGGGTTTGGTATCGGCAGAAATCACGCAGTCTATCTGCATAAACTCGGGATCGATATCATTACAACCGGCGAGCGGGCATATTATAAAAAGGATATGGTGGATCATTTCAAAAAGGTCTCCTACATGCTGCGTCCCGCGAATTACCCCTATTCCAATCCCGGGCGGGGCTGGACAATAGCGAACAGGGACGGTTTTTCACTGGGCGTCATTATCGTGATGGGCCAGGCGGGATTTCCCCGTGTTCATCTGAGGAATCCATTTGTTCTGCTCCCCGAACTGATCAAAAAGATCTCGGAAACGACTCCCAACATCATCATCGAATATCACGCGGAAACCACCGCAGAGAAAAACAGCCTGTTTCAGTATCTGGACGGCCAGGTCTCGGCGATCATCGGCACCCACACAAGGGCGTTGAGTGCCGATGAACGACTCATGCCCGCCGGGACCGCCGTCATTACCGACGCGGGGAGGACCGGGAGTATTAATTCCGTCGGGGGAATGGATTCTGAAATAGAAATCAGAAAATATATTTCCCAGATTCCCGAATATTCAAAAGCGGCGTTCGACTCACTCGAACTGCAGGGAGTCCTCATCGACATCGATCAAACATGCGGCAAAGCCCGGTCGATTGCCAGGTTGAGGATCCCGTGCAAGGACACCATCAATGCTTGA